The following proteins come from a genomic window of Lolium rigidum isolate FL_2022 chromosome 5, APGP_CSIRO_Lrig_0.1, whole genome shotgun sequence:
- the LOC124656649 gene encoding sugar transport protein MST6-like, with amino-acid sequence MAGGAAVGGGVRQDYPGRLTLFVFITCLVAATGGLIFGYDIGISGGVTSMDPFLSRFFPSVSRKQREADGSNQYCKFDSQPLTMFTSSLYLAALVASLFAASVTRLAGRKWSMFVGGVTFLAGCALNGAAQDIAMLILGRVLLGVGVGFANQSVPVYLSEMAPARMRGMLNNAFQLMITLGILAANLINYGTNKISGGWGWRLSLALAAVPAAIITVGSLFLPDTPNSLLERGKADDARRMLLRVRGTDDIDAEYRDLAVASEASRAVERPWRDILRRRYRPQLVMAVAIPLLQQLTGINVIMFYAPVLFQTLRFGGSASLMSAVITGVVNLMATLVSVFTVDRVGRRVLFLQGGAQMFVSQVTVGALIGAKLGWSGVAEIPAGYAAAVVVMICVYVAGFAWSWGPLGWLVPSEVLPLAVRPAGQSITVATNMFMTFVVAQAFLPMLCSLKFVLFFFFAAWVAAMTLFVALFVPETKGVPIEGMANVWKRHWYWKRFVTDDDDPRRADIQMGNGVVKN; translated from the coding sequence atggcgggcggcgcggcggtcGGCGGCGGGGTGAGGCAGGACTACCCCGGCCGGCTGACCCTGTTCGTGTTCATAACGTGCCTGGTGGCGGCCACGGGCGGGCTCATCTTTGGCTACGACATCGGCATCTCCGGCGGTGTGACGTCGATGGACCCGTTCCTCAGCAGGTTCTTCCCGTCGGTGTctcggaagcagcgggaggccgaCGGCAGCAACCAGTACTGCAAGTTCGACAGCCAGCCCCTCACCATGTTCACCTCCTCGCTCTACCTCGCTGCGCTCGTCGCCTCCCTCTTCGCCGCCTCCGTCACCCGCCTCGCCGGACGCAAGTGGTCCATGTTCGTCGGCGGGGTCACCTTCCTCGCCGGATGCGCGCTCAACGGCGCCGCCCAAGACATCGCCATGCTCATCCTCGGCCGCGTCCtcctcggcgtcggcgtcggcttcGCCAACCAGAGCGTGCCGGTCTACCTCTCGGAGATGGCGCCGGCCAGGATGCGCGGCATGCTCAACAATGCATTCCAGCTCATGATCACCCTCGGCATCCTCGCCGCCAACCTCATCAACTATGGGACCAACAAGATCTCCGGCGGGTGGGGGTGGCGGCTCAGCCTCGCTCTCGCGGCGGTGCCCGCGGCCATCATCACCGTCGGCTCCTTGTTCCTACCCGACACGCCCAACTCCCTCCTGGAACGCGGCAAGGCCGACGACGCCAGGCGGATGCTCCTGCGCGTGCGCGGCACCGACGACATCGACGCCGAGTACCGCGACCTGGCGGTCGCGAGCGAGGCGTCTCGCGCCGTGGAGCGGCCGTGGCGCGACATCCTGCGGCGGCGGTACAGGCCGCAGCTGGTGATGGCGGTGGCGATCCCGCTGCTGCAGCAGCTCACGGGCATCAACGTCATCATGTTCTACGCGCCGGTGCTCTTCCAGACGCTGAGGTTCGGCGGCAGCGCGTCGCTCATGTCGGCGGTCATCACCGGCGTCGTCAACCTTATGGCCACGCTGGTGTCGGTCTTCACGGTGGACAGGGTGGGGCGGCGCGTGCTGTTCCTGCAGGGCGGGGCACAGATGTTTGTGAGCCAGGTGACGGTGGGGGCGCTCATCGGCGCCAAGCTCGGGTGGAGCGGCGTGGCGGAGATCCCGGCCGGGtacgcggcggcggtggtggtgatgatctgCGTCTACGTGGCTGGGTTCGCTTGGTCTTGGGGCCCGCTGGGGTGGCTGGTGCCAAGCGAGGTGTTGCCACTGGCGGTGAGGCCGGCGGGGCAGAGCATCACCGTCGCCACCAACATGTTCATGACCTTCGTCGTCGCCCAGGCCTTCCTCCCCATGCTCTGCAGCCTCAAgttcgtcctcttcttcttcttcgctgcgTGGGTCGCTGCCATGACGCTTTTCGTCGCGCTCTTCGTGCCGGAGACCAAGGGGGTGCCCATCGAGGGCATGGCCAACGTCTGGAAGAGGCACTGGTACTGGAAGCGCTTCGTCACCGACGACGATGACCCCCGACGGGCAGACATCCAGATGGGCAACGGCGTTGTCAAGAACTAG
- the LOC124652204 gene encoding glucose-1-phosphate adenylyltransferase small subunit 1, chloroplastic/amyloplastic-like, producing MATAMGATAATYGAPIPARTAPAPAAFSPCGGGSRRRSSAAGGRRLRALFSPRAVSDSRNSQTCLDPDASTSVLGIILGGGAGTRLYPLTKKRAKPAVPLGANYRLIDIPVSNCLNSNVSKIYVLTQFNSASLNRHLSRAYGTNISGYKNEGFVEVLAAQQSPENPNWFQGTADAVRQYLWLFEEHNVMEFLILAGDHLYRMDYQKFIQAHRETDADITVAALPMDEERATAFGLMKIDDEGRIVEFAEKPKGEMLKSMMVDTTILGLDNERAKELPYIASMGIYVFSKDAMLRLLRENFPLANDFGSEVIPGATEIGMRVQAYLYDGYWEDIGTIEAFYNANLGITKKPVPDFSFYDRSAPIYTQSRYLPPSKVLDADVTDSVIGEGCVINHCTINHSVVGLRSCISEGAVIEDSLLMGADYYETENDKKVLSETGGIPIGIGKNAHIRKAIIDKNARIGENVKIINVDDVQEASRESDGYFIKSGIVTVIKDALIPSGTVI from the exons ATGGCGACGGCGATGGGCGCCACGGCCGCCACGTACGGGGCACCGATCCCGGCGCGGACGGCGCCGGCACCCGCCGCATTCTCTCCCTGCGGCGGAGGCAGCCGTCGCCGCAGTAGTgcggccggcgggcggcggctgcgggcCTTGTTCTCGCCCCGGGCCGTCTCCGACTCCCGCAACTCCCAGACGTGCCTCGATCCGGACGCCAGCACG AGTGTTCTTGGGATCAtcctcggcggcggcgccgggacgAGGCTGTACCCGCTGACGAAGAAGAGGGCCAAGCCTGCGGTGCCGCTCGGTGCCAACTACAGGCTCATCGATATCCCGGTCAGCAACTGCCTCAACAGCAACGTGTCCAAGATCTACGTGCTCACGCAGTTCAACTCCGCCTCGCTCAACCGCCACCTCTCCAGGGCCTACGGGACCAACATCAGTGGGTACAAGAATGAGGGGTTCGTCGAGGTTCTTGCCGCGCAGCAGAGCCCGGAGAATCCTAACTGGTTTCAG GGTACCGCAGATGCCGTGCGGCAGTACTTGTGGCTGTTTGAGGAACACAATGTTATGGAGTTCCTTATTCTGGCTGGAGATCACCTGTACCGTATGGACTACCAAAAATTCATTCAAGCACACAGAGAAACGGATGCTGATATAACTGTGGCTGCCCTGCCGATGGATGAGGAACGTGCAACTGCATTTGGCCTTATGAAAATTGATGATGAAGGGAGAATCGTTGAGTTTGCAGAAAAACCAAAAGGAGAGATGTTGAAATCAATGATG GTTGATACCACCATACTGGGCCTTGATAATGAGAGGGCTAAGGAATTGCCTTACATTGCTAGCATGGGGATCTACGTTTTTAGCAAAGATGCGATGCTTCGGCTTCTCCGTGAAAACTTTCCTTTGGCAAATGACTTTGGAAGTGAGGTTATTCCTGGTGCAACAGAAATTGGAATGAGG GTGCAAGCTTACTTATATGATGGCTACTGGGAAGATATTGGTACTATTGAGGCATTTTACAATGCAAACTTGGGAATAACCAAGAAGCCAGTACCAGATTTTAG CTTCTATGACCGTTCTGCGCCAATCTATACACAATCTCGATACTTACCTCCTTCGAAGGTTCTCGATGCTGATGTGACAGACAGTGTTATTGGTGAAGGTTGTGTTATCAAT CATTGCACAATCAACCATTCTGTTGTTGGACTCCGTTCGTGCATATCCGAAGGCGCAGTAATAGAGGATTCCCTGCTAATGGGTGCAGACTATTATGAG ACGGAAAATGACAAGAAAGTCCTTTCTGAAACTGGCGGCATTCCCATCGGTATTGGAAAAAATGCGCACATCAGGAAAGCGATAATCGACAAGAATGCTCGAATTGGAGAAAATGTGAAG ATAATCAATGTTGATGATGTCCAAGAAGCTTCAAGGGAGTCCGATGGATATTTTATCAAAAGTGGCATCGTCACTGTGATCAAGGACGCCTTAATTCCTAGTGGGACAGTCATATAG